One genomic segment of Bacteroides caccae includes these proteins:
- the rhaB gene encoding rhamnulokinase has protein sequence MKQNFFAVDLGATSGRTILGTFIEGGLNLEEINRFPNHLIEVGGHFYWDIYALYRHVIEGLKLVAHRGESIASIGIDTWGVDFVCVGKDGNLLRQPYAYRDPHTVGAPDALFSRISRSKVYEKTGIQIMNFNSLFQLDTLRRNNDSALEAADKILFMPDALSYMLTGKMVMEYTIASTAQLVNAQTRSLEPELLKVVGLTEKNFGRFVFPGEKVGVLTEEVQKITGLGAVPVIAVIGHDTGAAVAAVPALDRNFAYLSSGTWSLMGVETDAPVINTETETLNFTNEGGVEGTIRLLKNICGMWLLERCRLNWGDTSYPELISEADACEPFRSLINPDDDCFVNPANMEKSIAAYCHATGQPVPEQRGQVVRCIFESLALRYRQVLENLRSLSPRPIETLHVIGGGSRNDLLNQFTANAIGIPVVAGPSEATAIGNVMIQAMAAGEATDMAGMRRLIQRSVPLKTYHPQDTDAWDTAYIHFKNCIR, from the coding sequence AACAAAACTTTTTTGCAGTCGACTTGGGCGCAACGAGCGGCCGTACTATCTTGGGTACTTTTATTGAAGGTGGATTGAATCTGGAAGAAATCAATCGTTTTCCTAATCACTTGATTGAAGTGGGCGGGCATTTCTATTGGGATATTTATGCATTATATCGTCATGTCATTGAAGGATTAAAATTGGTGGCTCACCGTGGCGAGTCTATTGCTTCTATCGGTATTGATACGTGGGGAGTGGATTTTGTTTGTGTCGGAAAAGACGGAAACTTACTTCGTCAGCCTTATGCATATCGTGACCCTCATACGGTAGGAGCTCCGGACGCTCTCTTTTCCCGCATCTCCCGTAGCAAGGTATATGAAAAGACGGGTATTCAGATAATGAATTTTAATTCACTTTTTCAGTTAGATACTTTACGCCGTAATAATGATAGCGCATTGGAGGCAGCGGATAAGATATTGTTTATGCCGGATGCATTAAGTTATATGCTGACCGGGAAAATGGTGATGGAATATACGATTGCTTCGACTGCTCAATTGGTGAATGCACAAACTCGAAGTCTCGAACCGGAGTTACTGAAAGTGGTTGGATTGACAGAGAAGAACTTCGGTCGTTTTGTATTCCCGGGTGAAAAGGTAGGAGTATTGACAGAAGAAGTGCAGAAAATAACCGGATTGGGAGCTGTGCCTGTGATTGCTGTGATCGGACATGATACGGGGGCTGCTGTTGCCGCTGTTCCAGCGTTAGACCGTAATTTTGCTTATTTGAGTAGCGGTACTTGGTCGTTGATGGGAGTTGAAACGGACGCTCCGGTGATTAATACCGAAACAGAAACCTTGAATTTTACGAATGAAGGTGGTGTGGAAGGAACAATTCGTCTGCTGAAGAATATTTGCGGAATGTGGCTATTGGAACGTTGCCGTTTGAATTGGGGAGATACAAGTTATCCTGAGTTAATCAGCGAGGCAGATGCTTGCGAACCGTTCCGCAGCCTGATTAATCCGGATGATGATTGCTTTGTAAACCCTGCGAATATGGAAAAATCGATTGCTGCCTATTGCCATGCCACTGGACAGCCTGTTCCCGAACAACGTGGACAAGTAGTGCGTTGTATCTTTGAGAGTCTGGCCTTGCGTTATCGTCAGGTGTTGGAGAACTTGCGTTCTCTTTCTCCTCGTCCGATTGAAACATTGCATGTGATTGGCGGTGGCAGCCGTAACGATTTACTGAACCAGTTTACTGCCAATGCTATCGGTATTCCGGTAGTTGCGGGACCGTCCGAAGCCACTGCTATCGGTAATGTGATGATTCAGGCAATGGCGGCGGGGGAAGCAACGGATATGGCAGGTATGCGTCGGCTAATTCAGCGGTCTGTTCCTTTAAAAACTTATCATCCACAAGATACGGATGCTTGGGATACGGCTTATATCCACTTTAAAAACTGCATTCGATAA
- a CDS encoding L-rhamnose isomerase, translating to MKKEELIQKAYEIAVERYAAVGVDTEQVLKTMQDFHLSLHCWQADDVAGFEVQAGSLTGGIQATGNYPGKARNIDELRADILKAASYIPGTHRLNLHEIYGDFQRKVVDRDQVEPEHFKSWIEWGKEHNMKLDFNSTSFSHPKSGDLSLSNPDEGIRQFWIEHTKRCRAVAEEMGKAQGDPCIMNLWVHDGSKDITVNRMKYRALLKDSLDQIFATGYKNMKDCIESKVFGIGLESYTVGSNDFYIGYGASHNKMITLDTGHFHPTESVADKVSSLLLYVPELMLHVSRPVRWDSDHVTIMDDPTMELFSEIVRCGALDRVHYGLDYFDASINRIGAYVIGSRAAQKCMTRALLEPIAKLREYEANGQGFQRLALLEEEKALPWNAVWDMFCLKNNVPVGEDFIAEIEKYEAEVTSKR from the coding sequence ATGAAAAAAGAAGAACTGATTCAGAAAGCGTATGAGATTGCTGTGGAACGTTATGCAGCGGTAGGGGTAGACACCGAACAAGTATTGAAAACCATGCAGGATTTTCATCTGTCACTTCATTGTTGGCAGGCTGACGACGTAGCAGGATTTGAAGTACAGGCCGGTTCGTTGACTGGTGGTATCCAGGCTACCGGTAACTATCCGGGTAAAGCCCGCAATATTGACGAACTGCGTGCCGATATCTTGAAAGCCGCTTCTTATATCCCGGGTACTCATCGGCTGAACCTGCATGAGATTTACGGAGATTTTCAGAGGAAGGTGGTAGACCGCGATCAGGTGGAACCCGAACATTTCAAAAGCTGGATAGAGTGGGGGAAAGAACATAATATGAAACTGGACTTTAATTCTACTTCTTTCTCACATCCGAAATCCGGTGATTTGTCGCTTTCTAACCCGGATGAGGGTATCCGCCAGTTCTGGATTGAACATACGAAACGTTGTCGTGCAGTGGCCGAAGAAATGGGTAAAGCGCAAGGTGATCCTTGCATCATGAATCTTTGGGTACACGACGGAAGCAAGGATATTACAGTCAATCGTATGAAATACCGTGCACTGTTGAAAGATTCTCTGGACCAGATTTTCGCTACTGGATATAAGAATATGAAAGACTGTATCGAATCTAAGGTGTTTGGTATCGGTTTGGAAAGTTATACGGTAGGTTCTAATGACTTCTACATCGGCTATGGTGCTTCACACAATAAGATGATTACATTGGATACAGGTCACTTTCATCCGACAGAAAGTGTGGCTGACAAAGTATCTTCATTGTTACTTTATGTTCCTGAACTGATGCTGCACGTAAGCCGTCCGGTACGTTGGGATTCCGACCACGTCACTATCATGGATGATCCTACTATGGAACTGTTCAGTGAAATCGTTCGTTGTGGTGCACTAGATCGTGTACACTATGGCCTTGATTATTTCGATGCATCTATCAATCGTATCGGTGCTTATGTAATCGGTAGCCGTGCTGCACAGAAATGTATGACTCGTGCTTTGCTTGAACCGATTGCCAAATTGCGTGAATACGAAGCTAACGGACAAGGATTTCAGCGTTTGGCTTTGCTTGAAGAAGAAAAAGCGCTTCCTTGGAATGCGGTATGGGATATGTTCTGCTTGAAAAATAATGTTCCGGTAGGCGAAGATTTCATTGCGGAGATCGAAAAGTACGAAGCTGAAGTAACTTCTAAACGATAA
- the fucO gene encoding lactaldehyde reductase, which yields MNRIILNETSYFGAGCRSVIAVEAARRGFKKAFFVTDKDLVKFGVAAEIIKVFDDNKIPYELYSDVKANPTIANVQNGVAAYKASGADFIVALGGGSSIDTAKGIGIVVNNPDFADVKSLEGVADTKHKAVPTFALPTTAGTAAEVTINYVIIDEDARKKMVCVDPNDIPAVAIVDPELMYSMPKGLTAATGMDALTHAIESYITPGAWAMSDMFELKAIEMIAQNLKAAVDNGKDVVAREAMSQAQYIAGMGFSNVGLGIVHSMAHPLGAFYDTPHGVANALLLPYVMEYNAESPAAPKYINIAKAMGVETAGMSEAEGVKAAIEAVKSLSLSIGIPQKLHEINVKEEDIPALAVAAFNDVCTGGNPRPTSVEDIEVLYRKAF from the coding sequence ATGAATCGCATTATTTTAAATGAGACTTCTTATTTCGGCGCAGGTTGCCGGAGTGTAATTGCTGTGGAAGCAGCTAGACGTGGCTTTAAGAAAGCCTTTTTTGTTACAGATAAAGACCTTGTCAAGTTCGGTGTAGCTGCCGAAATCATCAAAGTATTCGACGACAATAAGATTCCTTATGAACTTTACAGTGATGTAAAAGCCAATCCTACTATTGCCAATGTACAGAATGGTGTGGCTGCATATAAAGCTTCCGGTGCTGATTTTATCGTGGCATTGGGTGGTGGTTCTTCTATTGATACGGCAAAAGGTATTGGTATTGTAGTGAACAATCCGGATTTCGCAGATGTGAAATCTTTGGAAGGGGTGGCCGATACCAAACATAAGGCTGTGCCGACCTTCGCATTGCCTACTACCGCAGGAACTGCTGCCGAAGTGACTATCAATTACGTGATTATCGACGAAGATGCCCGTAAGAAAATGGTTTGCGTAGACCCGAATGACATTCCGGCAGTGGCTATTGTGGACCCGGAATTGATGTATTCTATGCCGAAAGGGCTGACTGCTGCTACGGGTATGGATGCTTTGACGCATGCTATCGAAAGTTACATCACTCCGGGAGCTTGGGCGATGAGCGATATGTTTGAACTGAAAGCCATTGAAATGATTGCGCAGAATCTGAAAGCGGCTGTGGATAATGGCAAAGATGTAGTTGCCCGCGAAGCGATGTCTCAAGCACAATATATTGCTGGTATGGGATTCTCAAATGTAGGTTTGGGAATCGTTCACTCAATGGCTCACCCGTTGGGTGCTTTCTATGATACTCCTCATGGGGTGGCAAATGCTTTATTGTTGCCTTATGTAATGGAATATAATGCCGAATCTCCGGCTGCTCCGAAATATATCAATATAGCGAAAGCTATGGGAGTCGAAACTGCCGGTATGAGTGAGGCGGAAGGTGTAAAAGCGGCTATTGAAGCGGTAAAATCTCTTTCTCTCAGTATCGGTATCCCGCAAAAATTGCATGAGATCAATGTGAAAGAAGAAGATATCCCTGCATTGGCGGTAGCTGCCTTTAATGATGTTTGTACGGGTGGTAACCCTCGTCCTACATCAGTTGAAGACATTGAAGTATTATATCGCAAAGCATTTTAA
- the rhaT gene encoding L-rhamnose/proton symporter RhaT, which yields MDILIGLLIIAIGSFCQSSSYVPIKKVKEWSWESFWLIQGVFAWLVFPFLGSLLGVSEGGSLFELWGAGGAGMSILYGILWGVGGLTFGLSMRYLGVALGQSISLGTCAGFGTLLPALFAGTNLFEGNGLVLLLGVCITLAGIAIIGYAGSLRAQNMSEEEKRAAVKDFALTKGLLVALLAGVMSACFALGLDAGTPIKEAALAGGVEGLYAGLPVIFLVTFGGFLTNAIYCLQQNVTNKSMNDYAKGKVWSNNLVFCALAGVLWYMQFFGLEMGKSFLAESPVLLAFSWCILMALNVTFSNVWGIILKEWKGVSVKTITVLVCGLLVLIFSLVFPNLF from the coding sequence ATGGATATTCTGATCGGCTTGCTGATTATAGCCATTGGTAGCTTTTGCCAGTCTAGTTCTTATGTACCTATTAAAAAGGTAAAAGAGTGGAGTTGGGAAAGCTTTTGGTTGATACAAGGTGTATTTGCCTGGTTAGTGTTTCCGTTCCTGGGATCATTGCTGGGGGTGTCCGAAGGAGGCAGTTTGTTTGAACTGTGGGGAGCTGGAGGTGCCGGAATGAGCATCTTGTATGGCATATTGTGGGGAGTAGGAGGATTGACTTTCGGGCTTTCCATGCGTTATCTGGGTGTTGCATTGGGACAGAGCATCTCGTTGGGGACTTGTGCCGGTTTCGGAACGCTCCTTCCGGCTCTTTTTGCGGGAACAAATTTGTTCGAAGGTAACGGACTGGTTCTTCTGCTAGGTGTTTGTATTACGTTAGCCGGTATTGCGATTATTGGCTATGCTGGTAGTTTGCGTGCGCAGAATATGAGTGAAGAAGAAAAGCGCGCTGCTGTGAAAGACTTTGCTTTGACGAAGGGATTGTTGGTAGCGTTGCTGGCAGGTGTGATGAGTGCCTGTTTCGCTTTGGGACTGGATGCCGGGACACCTATCAAGGAGGCTGCATTAGCGGGAGGAGTTGAAGGACTTTATGCAGGTCTTCCTGTTATCTTTCTGGTTACATTCGGAGGGTTCCTGACAAATGCAATTTATTGTTTGCAACAGAATGTGACTAATAAATCCATGAATGACTATGCTAAAGGGAAAGTGTGGAGTAACAATTTAGTATTCTGTGCGTTGGCCGGTGTGCTGTGGTATATGCAGTTCTTCGGACTGGAAATGGGAAAGAGCTTTCTTGCCGAAAGCCCCGTATTACTGGCTTTTTCCTGGTGTATCCTAATGGCATTGAATGTGACCTTCAGTAATGTCTGGGGGATTATCCTGAAAGAATGGAAGGGAGTATCTGTGAAAACAATCACTGTGCTGGTTTGTGGACTGCTGGTGTTGATTTTCTCGCTGGTATTCCCGAATTTGTTTTAA
- the rhaD gene encoding rhamnulose-1-phosphate aldolase: MKSILENRSALAKEVDKVAEVAGYLWQKGWAERNGGNITINITEFVDDEIRRMQPISEVRSIGVTLPYLKGCYFYCKGTNKRMRDLARWPMENGSVIRILDDCASYVIIADEAVVPTSELPSHLSVHNDLLSKNSPYKASVHTHPIELIAMTHCEKFLQKDVATNLLWSMIPETKAFCPRGLGIIPYKLPSSVELAEATIKELQDYDVVMWEKHGVFAVDCDAMQAFDQIDVLNKSALIYIAAKNMGFEPDGMSREQMKEMTVAFNLPK, encoded by the coding sequence ATGAAATCAATTTTAGAAAATCGCTCGGCACTTGCCAAGGAAGTAGACAAGGTAGCAGAAGTTGCCGGATACTTGTGGCAGAAAGGATGGGCTGAACGTAATGGCGGTAATATCACCATTAATATCACAGAATTTGTAGACGATGAAATTCGTCGGATGCAGCCGATTAGTGAAGTCAGGTCAATCGGTGTCACACTGCCTTATCTCAAAGGCTGTTATTTTTACTGTAAAGGAACCAACAAACGTATGCGTGATTTAGCTCGCTGGCCGATGGAGAATGGTTCGGTAATCCGGATTTTGGATGATTGTGCCAGTTATGTTATTATAGCTGATGAGGCGGTTGTCCCGACATCAGAGCTGCCTTCTCATTTGAGCGTGCATAATGACTTGTTGAGTAAGAATTCTCCTTATAAGGCTTCCGTACATACTCACCCTATCGAATTGATTGCAATGACGCATTGTGAAAAATTCCTTCAAAAGGATGTGGCTACCAATTTGTTGTGGAGTATGATTCCGGAGACAAAGGCATTCTGCCCGAGAGGTTTGGGAATCATTCCTTATAAGTTGCCTAGTTCGGTAGAACTGGCAGAAGCTACGATTAAGGAATTGCAGGACTATGATGTGGTGATGTGGGAAAAGCATGGAGTATTTGCTGTTGACTGCGATGCGATGCAGGCTTTCGACCAAATTGACGTATTAAATAAATCCGCATTAATTTATATTGCAGCCAAGAATATGGGCTTCGAACCGGATGGCATGAGCCGGGAACAGATGAAGGAAATGACTGTTGCCTTCAATCTTCCTAAATAA